TCCCCACTGCTGCCTCCCGTAGGAGTCTGGGCCGTGTCTCAGTCCCAGTGTGGCCGTTCATCCTCTCAGACCGGCTACCGATCGTAGCCTTGGTGAGCCCTTACCTCACCAACTAGCTAATCGGACGCGGGCTACTCCATCGGCGACCGAAGCCTTTCCCCGCAAGGCATCCCTTGCGGCCTTATGCGGTATTCCCCCGCGTTTCCACGAGTTATCCCCCACCAAAGGGCATATCACCCACGCGTTACTCACCCGTCCGCCACGTTACTCAGAGTCCGAAGACCCTGAGTCGTTCGACTTGCATGTGTTAGGCGCGCCGCCAGCGTTCATTCTGAGCCAGGATCAAACTCTCAGGTTTTTCTCCAAAGAGCCCTATCTACCTGGTTGTCAAAGATCACGGCCTCCCCAGTCGGGGTCGCCAGAGCGGCTCACTATACTCCTACACACCGACTCATGGCAACCCCTGCCGCCCGGGCAGGTCATAGAAATTTGTGCCCCAGCTGGAGAGAAATCGAATTGAGTCGACTTAAGATATTGAAAACATTAGACAAAGGAGGTACGGATGCATGGACCGTCCGAAAGAACCATGCAACGCGCACATCGGGGGGCTATCGCAAAAAACCCGCAGCGTGCGCAGATTCCCTCCAACATCGTGGCGGCTTCAACCCGAGGCTGCTAATCTGATACCATGGTGTTCGATGCTTCACGGACCAAGATCCGGCCAGGACAACTTCTCTATCAGGACCGTTACAGAGAAATCGAAATGGGCATCGCCTTCAAGAAGATCGTCTGCCGCCACTGCGATTTTCCTGGATTCTACAAGTACCGGGTCCAGCAGTTGAGACGGCGGCCCAGGATCCTGGTGGAGGAGGACCAAGAAGTTCGCCTGGACCATGAGGAGATCTGGGAAACGATTCCCCGCTTCGCTGAAATACCCCAAACCCTCAAGTGCAAGCGGTGCCGTGAAGTACTGGGGTCGTACGTGCTCTGCGTCTATTGAGAATCGTCGAGGCGGACCGCCCGGATTCCGTGTCGACGCGTCATCGGCCGGTTCCGTTTCCCGTAGCGGTGGGCCTTTCGAACCAAACCCGATCGGACTAGCCGTTCCCTCCCCTCCATCCGTTGATGATGGTCTCCCTCAGGTCGAAGCCGAACGCCCGTGCGGAGACGACGACGATGGGAGCGCCCTGGAGCCTTTTGTAGACCGATGAGTTCAAGCTCCGATAGATATTTCCTGAGAGCTTGCTGAATTCAGGTTCGCCGTATCTCTCATAGATCCCGCCTGCCTGCGTGGGATATCTGGCCGGGTCCAATTCCTGGTGCCGGAACCTGATATTCAACTCAGAGGGACTGCTGCCCCGCTCCACGAGATCGTTGACCAATGGTCCCACCACGTCGTAGTCGAACGGGTCCTCCTGATCCTCCTTCAACTCTGCGGAAGGAGCGATCGAGAAGATCTCCTCGGGAATCATGGTGCGGCCCCACCTTCGATTGACGTGTCTGGCCAGGGCGTAGACATCCGGCTTCGACAGGTCACCGATGACTGAGAGGCCTCCGACCATGTCGCCGTAAAGGGTTGCGTAGCCCAGGGCGATTTCTGTTTGGTTCCCGTTGGTGAGGAGCAGGGCCCTCCGGTCGTTGGACTCGGCCATCATGATCAATCCCCGAACCCTGGCCTGAAGGTTCTCGAGGGTCACCGACAGGTTCATGGGATGAAGGTGCTCTTCGAACGCTTCCGTGATGGTGTCCACCATCTTCTGTATAGGCACTTCGTGATAGTCCAACTCGAAGTTTCGGGCCAGCTTTCGGGCCGCTCCCAGAGTTGTTGCCGAGTTGTATCGAGAGGGAAGACTGTAAACCGACAGCAGGTCTCTTCCCATGGCCTCGTAGGCGATGGCGGCCCCCAACGCCGAATCGATGCCCCCGGAAATGGCCTCCAGGACTCGCGTGAAGATCCCGATCTTGTCGTAGTAATCGCGGACGCTCATGACCAGCGCCTGATAGATCTCCTCTTCCCGGCTGAAGGGCGGGACAGGCACCGGAGTGGATTCTCCGTCCTCGAAGACGACTTCCTCCTGAGCTTCCCTGAACTGCGGGAGAGCGCCCACGAGTTGTCCACTCCGGTCGTAGGCCACACTGAAACCATCGAAGGGAATGATGTTTTTCCCGTTGTCGCCGACTCCGACCGTATTGACGTAGATCACAGGCAGGGCGTGATGCCGGATCTGCTTTCGGATCACCGAATCTCGAATGAAACGCTTGCCGTCCCGGCTTCCCGGATTGCTGCCCACGAAGGGGCTCGCGTTGATGCAGAATAGGTAACGGGCCCCCTTTTCCCGATACAGGGCAGATGGCTTGAGAGCATAGGACTCGTCCCAAAGGTCCTCGCAGATCAGCACACCGATGGGAACGCTTCCCTGACCTGCGGGAATGGTCACCGGCTCTACTACCTCGCCCGGGACGAAATAGCGTTTGTCGTCGAAGTAACGATACGCGGGAAGCAGTCTTTTCCGGACGACCTGCAGAAGCCTTCCGTGGCTCAGTACAGCCGCCGCGTTGTGCCGAACGACTCTCCCGTCGGGGCCCAACTTCGCGTCGTCGAAATCGATGAAGCCGACGATGGCGGAAATGTCCTGGCACGCGGGCAGGATCTCTTCGATCAGGCACCTTTGGTTGGCCCGCAGGAACTCCAGGTTGATCAGGAGCTTCTCGTCGAGGCAGTAACCCGTGAGGCACATCTCCGGCAGCACGACCAGGTCCGCACCCCGCTCCCGGGCCGTCCGGATCGCCTCTAAGATCTTCCTGCTGTTGCCCCTGAGGTCACCGGTCTTCGGGTTGATCTGGGCCAGGGAAACCTTGAACCTCATGATCGTCAAGTCTCGGCAGGCTCGCACGCTGATCCTGACTCATCCATCCATGCGAGCTCAAGGCTCCTACAGCATATCGCCCTTTTTCAGCCAATGTGGAAACGGGAGGCATACGAATTGCTGTGATATTCTCCGCTCGGCCAATGGTCACCCAGCGTCCCCCCGAACACTCGTTTCGCGAATTCTGTAAGCAGGAGGAAAGATAAGTGCCACAAAGGATGAACAGGCGGAGTTTCGTTGCCACCACGGCTGCCGGAGTGGCTGCGGGAGGGGTCTCTGGCGGATCGGTAACCCGGCCCTCCAGTGCCGGCTCACCGTTGAAAGACTACGCACCCAGAGGTTCTCGACGGATCATCTATGTCAGCGATCCGTCCAGCGTCGCGATGAACTATCTTCCCGATCCGGCGCCGGAGGAGTCGATTCGGGCTTGGGTGGATCAGCTTTCCGAGGCCCGGGTCGATGTCTTTATTCAGGAAGCCTACACTCAAGGTTGGACCACCTATTGGCGGGAGGACGGGCTGGAATATGACGCCCGGCCTCAGCACCGCCGGTTCCTTCCCCTTCTGGAGCGTGGGGTTCAGCCCCTGGAGGTCCTGCTGGACCAGTGCCACAGGCGGGGAATGGAGTTTCTGGCGGGGATCCGGATCAACGACAACCATGGCCACATCTCCGTCGAGCAAGGCGTCGGCGCGGGATCCAGTTTTCTCGTCGACCACCCCGAATGGCAGATCCGGGAGCTGCCGCCAGGACCCTACTATAAGCTCAGCACTCCGTTGGACTTCACGTTTCCCCAGGTTCGGAACTACGTCGTCGACGTCATGGGCCGGTTGGTCGATCGCTTTCCCGTCGACGGATTGGAACTCTGCTTCCGGGACCATCGCTATTTCCCGCCGGGCAAGGGTCCCGAGCGAAAGCATCTGATGACCGACCTGGTAGCGCGGACCCGGGCCATTCTGGATGAAAGGGGACGGCTGAGGAGGAAGAAACTGCTCTTGGGGGCGCGCGTCTTCCAGACCCTGGACGAATGCCGGTCCCTCGGGTTGGATGTGGAGACCTGGATTTCGCGGGGACTCATCGACTTCGTCGCCCCCAACGACACCATGCACACCGAACCCAACGTGCAATACGAGGAGTTCCGCCGTTTGACTGACAACGGCAACTGCCTCCTCTATCCCGGAATGCTTCCCTGGACCAGCCAGCGCATGCGGAGGCGCCTGGGCAATAGACACATGTCCCTGGATCAGCAGCGGGCGGCGGCTGCCAATCTGTACGCGGCGGGAGGGGACGGGATCAGCTTCTACAATCACTTCGTTACCCTGACCTGGGCCCCCTTCTATCCCCAGCGGCTTCGGGAAATGGCCGCCGTGCGGCAACCCGAGTTGGTGATGACGGGTGACCGGCACTACGTCTTCGAGCCGTCATGGGGGGGCAGCCTCGGGTTCGGCAAGGACCGGGCCTCCACCGGCGCGGTCAAGGCGGATCGTCTTCTGCTCCAAAGGAAACCGGGGTCGACGGGCGCTTTCCGTTTTCGAGTCTGCGAACACCTCGGCCAGTCTCGAGGCGCAACACTCCTCTTCCGTGCCTATGGAGCTGATGAGGACGACCGGATGGAGATCCGAATCAACGGCAACCGAATCGACGACGGGTCGATCCGTGCTCGCTCCAATGAATCGCGGACCGACCTGCGAGGCGTAGTGGATCCATCCTCCACCAAGTCTTCCGGTCTACCGCCGGTGCCCGAACTGCCGGGTGACTGGCGGACCTTCTGGTTTGACCTGACGGAACCGCCCGCCGTATTCGGGGACAACCATTTGGAAGTGACGTTGACGGAGGTGTCGTCGTCCTCCGGCGAAGATATCCTCATCGATGAGTTGGAGGTGTTCGTCAAAGCGTAGATTCACCCTGTCCCCCGAAGGAGAGTCCCCATGACAAGACGCCACGAAGTCTCGGCTTGGATCAAACCGCTCAGTCTCGTCGTCCTATGGTCTCTGGCCGCTTGCGGCTCCCCGCCGCCGCCGGCAGAAACGCCGCCGCCTCCTGATAGTGGGATCATCGATGTGACGCGGAGTTTCCCGGATTTGCGTTTTCCCGTAAAAACCCCGGAAGGAGAGACCTGGATCTATCAGTTGGGATTGCCCATCCAGTTGGGCCCCAACACCGGCGGGTATATCTGCAACATCCGGGTTTCGGGATGGAAAGGAACCGACTTCGAAAACGGCTCCGATCTGATCCCGTTCGACGACATCACCGGCCTGAACCCGGAACGCGCCGTCCCCATTACCCGCAACCACAACGAGCTCAACCCCAATTCCAAGCCGCCCAACCAGGAAGCCATCATGGTGAAGTACCCGGTCATGGGAGGCTTCGTTCCCTTCGGCGCGAAACGGCCGGACGGCTCGCCCCATCCCCACGCCGGCACCGGCTTCGGCCTCAACCAGTCCATCGCCTGGAGGACCACCGTCGAAGGTCCCCCGCCCTATGGGGTGAACATGTTCGGCCGGAATCCCAAGACCTCGGTGTTCGAAGATTTGAGTCAGATGTACTCCTACCTGGAGCTTCATCAACTGGCCTATGACGGCGAGACCTTCAGTGTGGCCAATACCGAGCGGGTTTCGCAGGAATCCATGCTTGCAGGCTGGCGTCTGACCGCAAGCCTGATGACGGCGATTCCCGACGGCGACGATCTTCTCTTTGCCATGAAGGGCAACCGGCCGGGAATGACGGGCGGTTCGGGGTTGGCGCGGTGGAGGCGCGTGGACGGCTCATGGCGCCCCGTCTCCTTCGTTCCCGTCACCGGCCAGGACAACAGCTTCGAGGCCAGCGCGGTCCGCGATCAGGACGGGTCCATCCTCTTCTCTGCCCGCGGAAGCAGGAGTCCCGAGCACTTCGAAGCTTCCGAGACGCGGACGGCCGACCATGACATCCGAGTCTGGCGCTCCCGCGACAATGGTGAGACCTGGACCAAAATCATCCATGTCCGGGGCCTGATCTCATCGGCCCCCATCGTCCTGAATCAGGCCGCTGACGGCACCCCCTACGTGACGGCCAACCTCTACGAGGTCTTCATGGAGGGTCTGGACCGGATCAAGCTGGTCAAGGATTCCCGTGGGAGCCCTCTCTGGGGGGGACGCAGCCGCAAAACCCTCTGTTTCTGGCCTTTGAACGAGGAGAGGACCGGGTTGCTCCCGGCCCTGATCGCCCGGGACCTGAGGAAGGAATTCGGACCGGCTCCCGGCGGCACCGCCTGGAGGGTGGACCACCCCGTGGCCGTCACCCTGCGCCTGGCCGATGGAAGGTGGCGCAACGTCATCGCGCTGCGGATCCTGGAGTACGGAGAGTTGACCCATATGCAAGACCCGACGCCTCACACGGGAGCATACCTGGAGGAGGTGATCTCGGCCGGGGAACCGATTCCCGTGTGGAACTTCTAAACCAATTGCTCGGGCGCAAACGAGGGAAAAGAGCTCCGAGGAGGTCAAATGTGGAGATCCGAGAAGAAAAGGAGAGGTTTCTTGAAGACTTCGGCCGCCGGAGTTTCGGCGCTGGCCCTGATCCTGAAGGAAGCGGCGCTGGCGGGGGCGGCCGTGAGGACCGCCGAGGGCCACAAACAGCGGTCCCGGCGGGTTCGATGGGACTGGCTTCCGCCGGCGGGGACTCCGGGGAGCCCCATCAATGACCAGGACCACCCGTGGCCCAAGGCCGAAAACGGGGATCTTCGCGCCTACGATCCCCACTTGGAATGCGAGCACGTCGCATTCTCCATCGGTCACCTGAAGCCGGGCCAGTCGGTAGGACACCATACGCACGAACAGGCGGAAGAGACCTACATCCTGATGCAGGGCCGGAGCCAGATTCGAATCGACGACACCGTGGTCGAGGCAAAAGCCTTCGATGCCTTCCGATTCCCAGCCGACGTGCCGCGGTCGGTCTACAATCACACCCAGGAGGACTGCTGGTGGGTCTTCATCGGGACTCCGCCCGACGAATACTACCGGGAGGGCTCATTGCGCGACCAGGCCCGAAAGAACAAGTTGGGAGAGTCGTTGTAGATTGCTCTGAGCGCGCCTTCCTGGCACGGCTCGATTCTGCTAAACTCCCGGCACTTAAAGCGCCCGTAGCTCAGCTGGATAGAGCGTTGGTCTACGAAACCAAAGGCCGCAGGTTCGAGCCCTGCCGGGCGCGTTTCATCCCCCTGTTCCGGCGGATGCGGGTTTCTCGGTAGAGGCCTTGGTTCGTCTGATCATTCCTGATCGACCCAGAAGGAGAAGAGCTTGGCCTTGTCCAGGTGGAACCGCAGCCGCACCGCTTTTCCCCGCAGGGAGCTCAGATCCGACTTGCCCTGCCAGCTCGCCGTATATCCGATCTCGTCCCCGCCGAAGGCGTCCGAGTCCTCTTTTCCGAATCCGGTCACTGTTTTGCCCGTAGCGGCGTCCAGGACCTCGATCCTCACGGTGCCGTAGCCGGGACCCACGAACCTGTCCACTCCGGTGGCGTTGATCTTGAGACGGTTTCCCTCGAGCAAGAGGGGACGCGTGGTCAGGGCTCCCTTCCCGGTCACGCTCACGAAGCCGTCGAGCCTGAGGACGGCCAGGCCGACCTGTCCCAGTTGGGGCTCCTGGCGATGGTAGAACCAGTGGTGCCCGCGAAATCCCTCGTAGTAGATCCAGATCTCGCCCAGGTCTTCGCGGACGATCCCGTTGTGGACTGAATAGACCAGGTGCTCATCCCAGGTTCCCGGCGGCCCGTTGGGGATGAAGACCCGCCGGTCGCCGACCCGCTGGAATCGCTCCGCGTCCCGGCTCCAGAGCAGTTGCACGTCCATCTTCTCCATCCAGGGGGACTGGGCGTTGCCGGTATCCATGGCCGACGGCGCGGTCCCGAACATGGTGTGGTAGACGGAGGTGAATCCGACGTACCCCTCCTCGTAGGGGAGCACTTCCAAGGTGTAGAAATTTCGATCCCCGACCCGGTCCTTGTCGTCGGCGTGAAAGGCAATGAAGCGGTCCGGGGCGTCCCGCAGCGTCGGTTGGGCGTCCCAGTTGAGAAAGTCGGCACTCGTAGCGAAGGAAGCGGTGCGGACACGTGCATCTGCGGGATAGACCGGCTCCGGAGTCATCCACCGGCTCAGCTTGTTGAAACTCCTCAGGTAGAGGATGTACCGCTTCTTGTTGGGGTCCCAGAGCAGGTTGTTGTTGGTATCCGACCAGAAATTGACGACCGGCCGCTCCACTTCGTAGGCCTTCCAGTGCAGGCCGTCCCGGGAATAGGCGGGCATCATGACGCGCTTGCCGTCCCGCATCTGGAAGTAGATCATCTTGAACCGCTCGTCCTCGCTCTTGGCGGCCGGATCACGGAAGACGGTGTTGCTCGCCGCCTCCGTGTCGAAGGGCAGGGAGATGAAATTCGTGTCATAACCGAGGTACTCCACCTGTCCCAGGCGCGGCTTGACCCAATGGATGCCGTCCTCGGACTCGGCGTAGAAGATCCATTTTTGCGACCAGTCCCAGTTGACCATCAACCCGTAGAACCGGTAGAGCTTCCGGTCCGGATCGTAGAAGATCTGTCCACAGTCGCCCCCATGGGACAGTCCTCCCTTGTGTTCCCAATCCTTGTCCATCCGGATCACCGGATTGTCCCGGTATTTCAACGGCTGGTTCAGGTGCCGGTAGACCCGCGGCTCCATCGACTCGACGACGTGGTCGTCGATGAAGAGTTGCCGTTGCGAGCCGATCTTCAGCGGTTTGTGGGAGGCTGCTTCCGCGACCGCCGCAACGAGACCGATAGACAGAACGAGGGTTCCCACCCGGTATCTCATGATTCGTTCACTCCGTTGATTCCCAATACAGATTTCACCACGAGGCGCACACCACCTTATACTGACGCCCATGCCCGAAGAATCCAAACCAGGGCTTCCCCCGCCTCCGCCTTCGTTGCTTTCCCGGAGCCCCCTTCGCTGGCTGGCCTTCTTCGGTCCCGGCGCCATCATCGCTTCGGTCAACATCGGCAGCGGAGAAATCTTCTTCCCTTCCCGGACCGGCTCAGTCTTCGGATACCGGATCCTCTGGGTCCTGCTGCTCATCGCCCTGCTCAAGTGGATCCTGGTCTACACCAGCATGCGCCACATGATCCTGACCGGAGGCCATCCGTGCCGGCGTTGGAGTTCCATCCCCGGTCCTCCCGGATGGATGAACCTGTTCATGGTCGCGGTGGCGGTGGTTTGCTCGCCGCTCTGGTTGTGCTTCCTGGAGGGCGTGCTGGGGACCATCTGCACCTGGATCTTCGGCGTGGGAAGCCTCCACGCCTGGGCGAGTCTCTGGGTGGCGGTGGCCCTTCTGCTCCTGGCCGTCGGCCGCTACCAGTTCCTGGAAAAGGCGCAGATGTTGATTCTGGGCGTGACGGTGAGCTGCATCCTCGTCGCCGTCTTCCACGTTCGGCCCGACTGGTGGAAGGTGTTCGAAGGTTTCCTGGTGCCAGTCGCCTTGACCTATCCCGAGTGGCTTGCGCGGGAGTTGCCGGAAATGGCGGCCCGATCCCCTTGGCTGGAGATCATGGTCTATGCCGCTGCCCTCGGAGGCCAGAGTTACGACTACCTGGCGTACGTCTCCTTCCTGCGGGAGAAGAAGTGGGGTCACAGCGCATGCGGTCCGGTCACATCGGCCCGGTTGGCGAAGGCCGCGGCTCGTCCCGATGATCCCGCGCGTCTCTGGGTTCGGGCAGCGGTCATCGATACCGTGGTCAGCTTCGCCATGATCGTGTTGGTCGCCGCCTGCTTCTCGATTCTGGGAACCGTTCTCCTGCAGCCTCACTACCTGGTTCCGGACGGAGTCAACCTCCTCAATTACCAAGCCACCTTCCTCACCACATTGAGTCCGTGGCTGCTGCCTCTCTACAAGATCGGCGTCTTTTTCGCCTTCTTCGGAATCCTCTACGGTGGCCCGGAGGTGACGTACCGGCTCTTGTACGAGTTCGGGTTGACCCTGGGGAAGACCCGCTCGGAGCTGGACAATTCGAGACTGCGATGGGCCACCATTCTCTGGATCCTGCTGGGAGGCCTGGGCATCCTCTGGTTGACGCGGCTCTTCCCCCAGGTGGATCTCCTGGACATCGTGACCCCCGCCGGCATCTACACGGGTGTACTGCTCTGCGGCTTCTATTGCCTGGCCAACATCTGGTCGGATTGGAAGTTTCTGCCGGAGGAATTGAGGATGCCCCGTTTCCTGGCGGCCGCCAACCTGGTGGCCGGGCTTGCCTTCACCGCCATGGGACTCAAGGCCATCTGGGACTACGATCAGATCCGCGGATTCGTGATCCTGGCGGTGCTGCTCTCGGGATCCATGTTGGTCGCATCCCGGTGGAAACGGATCCGTCCGATTTCTGATGCTCAGTAGTGGAACCGCTGGAACCGGCGTTCTTCGTCGTATTGCCTGCGCAGTTCCCGCGTCAGCGGATCGTTGCTGACCTCAGCCACCATGAAGTCCCAGAAGAGTCCTGAGGGGGGCGAGGTGGCATCCCGGGCGGTCCGGACCACGATGACACAGGTTCCGGTTTCCTCCCTCGCTTGGCGAAGGGCCCGTTGCAGCTCCTCTCTGGTCGACACGTTGAACGTCCTGGCCCCCATGGACGCCGCATTCCCGGCGTAGTCGATCTTCAGGTAGTCCCCGTCGAGCCGTCCCGTTTCGGGATTGCGCCGGCGAAATTCATTGCCGAACGCCTGTCCGGAGCGGAGTTCCTGCAGCCCGCGGATGCATTGATAACCCCGGTTCTCGCTGACGACGACCGTCAGCTTGAGGCCTTCCTGGACTGCGGTGACCAGCTCGGTGGGGTTCATCAGGTAGGTTCCGTCGCCGATGAAGACGACCACCTCTCCTTCGGGATGAGCCATCCGGACGCCGAGGCCGGCCGGCATCTCATAGCCCATGCACGAGTAGCCGAATTCCAGGTGGCAATGGCGCGCGCCGGTGGCGTCCCAGAATTTGAGGATGTCGCCAGGCGGGCTGCCGGCGGCGGCGATGACCGTGTCTCCGGGCCGTGATTCTTCCTGCAAGGTCCGCACCAGTTGTGTCTGGAGCATCACTTCGCCCTGGTGCCCGTCGACCTCGCGCCGGCACACTCCCTCCCAGTCCCGGCAGATCTCGGCCACCTCCCGTCGATAGCACGGTTCGGTCTCGATCCCGGCCTCCTGAGCGGCACCGGCGAGCGCCTCGAGCGCCTCCTTCGCATCGGCCAGGAGAGGCAAGGCTCCCTGCTTGCAGGCGTCGCGGCCGCAGACGTTGATGTTGATAAAGCGAACGTCCGGATGCTGAAAACCCGATTGGGAGCCGGTGTCGAAATCGGAAAGACGGGTTCCGACGCACAGGATCAAGTCCGCTGCGGCGGCCAGCTTGGTCGCGGA
This genomic interval from Acidobacteriota bacterium contains the following:
- the nadE gene encoding NAD(+) synthase — encoded protein: MRFKVSLAQINPKTGDLRGNSRKILEAIRTARERGADLVVLPEMCLTGYCLDEKLLINLEFLRANQRCLIEEILPACQDISAIVGFIDFDDAKLGPDGRVVRHNAAAVLSHGRLLQVVRKRLLPAYRYFDDKRYFVPGEVVEPVTIPAGQGSVPIGVLICEDLWDESYALKPSALYREKGARYLFCINASPFVGSNPGSRDGKRFIRDSVIRKQIRHHALPVIYVNTVGVGDNGKNIIPFDGFSVAYDRSGQLVGALPQFREAQEEVVFEDGESTPVPVPPFSREEEIYQALVMSVRDYYDKIGIFTRVLEAISGGIDSALGAAIAYEAMGRDLLSVYSLPSRYNSATTLGAARKLARNFELDYHEVPIQKMVDTITEAFEEHLHPMNLSVTLENLQARVRGLIMMAESNDRRALLLTNGNQTEIALGYATLYGDMVGGLSVIGDLSKPDVYALARHVNRRWGRTMIPEEIFSIAPSAELKEDQEDPFDYDVVGPLVNDLVERGSSPSELNIRFRHQELDPARYPTQAGGIYERYGEPEFSKLSGNIYRSLNSSVYKRLQGAPIVVVSARAFGFDLRETIINGWRGGNG
- a CDS encoding family 10 glycosylhydrolase — translated: MNRRSFVATTAAGVAAGGVSGGSVTRPSSAGSPLKDYAPRGSRRIIYVSDPSSVAMNYLPDPAPEESIRAWVDQLSEARVDVFIQEAYTQGWTTYWREDGLEYDARPQHRRFLPLLERGVQPLEVLLDQCHRRGMEFLAGIRINDNHGHISVEQGVGAGSSFLVDHPEWQIRELPPGPYYKLSTPLDFTFPQVRNYVVDVMGRLVDRFPVDGLELCFRDHRYFPPGKGPERKHLMTDLVARTRAILDERGRLRRKKLLLGARVFQTLDECRSLGLDVETWISRGLIDFVAPNDTMHTEPNVQYEEFRRLTDNGNCLLYPGMLPWTSQRMRRRLGNRHMSLDQQRAAAANLYAAGGDGISFYNHFVTLTWAPFYPQRLREMAAVRQPELVMTGDRHYVFEPSWGGSLGFGKDRASTGAVKADRLLLQRKPGSTGAFRFRVCEHLGQSRGATLLFRAYGADEDDRMEIRINGNRIDDGSIRARSNESRTDLRGVVDPSSTKSSGLPPVPELPGDWRTFWFDLTEPPAVFGDNHLEVTLTEVSSSSGEDILIDELEVFVKA
- a CDS encoding sialidase family protein, whose protein sequence is MTRRHEVSAWIKPLSLVVLWSLAACGSPPPPAETPPPPDSGIIDVTRSFPDLRFPVKTPEGETWIYQLGLPIQLGPNTGGYICNIRVSGWKGTDFENGSDLIPFDDITGLNPERAVPITRNHNELNPNSKPPNQEAIMVKYPVMGGFVPFGAKRPDGSPHPHAGTGFGLNQSIAWRTTVEGPPPYGVNMFGRNPKTSVFEDLSQMYSYLELHQLAYDGETFSVANTERVSQESMLAGWRLTASLMTAIPDGDDLLFAMKGNRPGMTGGSGLARWRRVDGSWRPVSFVPVTGQDNSFEASAVRDQDGSILFSARGSRSPEHFEASETRTADHDIRVWRSRDNGETWTKIIHVRGLISSAPIVLNQAADGTPYVTANLYEVFMEGLDRIKLVKDSRGSPLWGGRSRKTLCFWPLNEERTGLLPALIARDLRKEFGPAPGGTAWRVDHPVAVTLRLADGRWRNVIALRILEYGELTHMQDPTPHTGAYLEEVISAGEPIPVWNF
- a CDS encoding cupin domain-containing protein, with protein sequence MKTSAAGVSALALILKEAALAGAAVRTAEGHKQRSRRVRWDWLPPAGTPGSPINDQDHPWPKAENGDLRAYDPHLECEHVAFSIGHLKPGQSVGHHTHEQAEETYILMQGRSQIRIDDTVVEAKAFDAFRFPADVPRSVYNHTQEDCWWVFIGTPPDEYYREGSLRDQARKNKLGESL
- a CDS encoding Nramp family divalent metal transporter, whose amino-acid sequence is MPEESKPGLPPPPPSLLSRSPLRWLAFFGPGAIIASVNIGSGEIFFPSRTGSVFGYRILWVLLLIALLKWILVYTSMRHMILTGGHPCRRWSSIPGPPGWMNLFMVAVAVVCSPLWLCFLEGVLGTICTWIFGVGSLHAWASLWVAVALLLLAVGRYQFLEKAQMLILGVTVSCILVAVFHVRPDWWKVFEGFLVPVALTYPEWLARELPEMAARSPWLEIMVYAAALGGQSYDYLAYVSFLREKKWGHSACGPVTSARLAKAAARPDDPARLWVRAAVIDTVVSFAMIVLVAACFSILGTVLLQPHYLVPDGVNLLNYQATFLTTLSPWLLPLYKIGVFFAFFGILYGGPEVTYRLLYEFGLTLGKTRSELDNSRLRWATILWILLGGLGILWLTRLFPQVDLLDIVTPAGIYTGVLLCGFYCLANIWSDWKFLPEELRMPRFLAAANLVAGLAFTAMGLKAIWDYDQIRGFVILAVLLSGSMLVASRWKRIRPISDAQ
- the iolD gene encoding 3D-(3,5/4)-trihydroxycyclohexane-1,2-dione acylhydrolase (decyclizing) gives rise to the protein MMTPANQRTTRLTAAQAIVKFLQAQYSERDGIRQRLVPAMFGIFGHGNVTGMGQALEEYGSELPYFQPCNEQSMVHTAAGFARAKRRLATLACTTSIGPGATNMITGAAAATINRLPVLLFPSDIYANRKQGPVLQQLEHPSGADVSVNDCFRPVSRFFDRITRPEQILTALPEAMRVLTDPAETGAVTLSLCQDVQPEAFDFPVHFFEEREWRIERRLPDAQRIREALEMLRVARRPLIIAGGGVIYSDASAQLERFSRRCGLPVVETHAGKGAHGRPSDLLAGGLGTTGNPSATKLAAAADLILCVGTRLSDFDTGSQSGFQHPDVRFININVCGRDACKQGALPLLADAKEALEALAGAAQEAGIETEPCYRREVAEICRDWEGVCRREVDGHQGEVMLQTQLVRTLQEESRPGDTVIAAAGSPPGDILKFWDATGARHCHLEFGYSCMGYEMPAGLGVRMAHPEGEVVVFIGDGTYLMNPTELVTAVQEGLKLTVVVSENRGYQCIRGLQELRSGQAFGNEFRRRNPETGRLDGDYLKIDYAGNAASMGARTFNVSTREELQRALRQAREETGTCVIVVRTARDATSPPSGLFWDFMVAEVSNDPLTRELRRQYDEERRFQRFHY